The uncultured Campylobacter sp. genome has a window encoding:
- a CDS encoding TrkA C-terminal domain-containing protein, translating to MKQVLIIASGKFARHFLSKVCKIKDVIRSYRVIAKNTDAVPAELENESNFSVEIFDPTSIERLRVVLAEEEFDRCIVIMEDEFDTKVTLENLKTLAPDLELYVADFWGLLRENKNEAHVKIVNTLALNSSRFIGFLPDSPVFADNIGLGRGEIMEVKVPVGSSFAYKKISTLSNAKYQIPMIYRHNNYIVTTPGSRIYPNDTILVVGEPSALRAVFAEVKKQSGQFPSPFGLNIFALIDMKKMSGDEIARTVRALEFLDLHIRNHKIYLRILNPLLNDTFSELKALCERDKFEILIDYSGELNLKRDVSENKAGLVVCSSGVFEAKKAALKALEIPVLSLGEGELKDVRKSVVLSAGERLREESSIVFDISSQLGLDVYLYLFGESEKDEFAQSYVSLSKLFKQSLFVIPCERQNPILALGSERDLLQFVPFNDRILARKLTSIFNQDLDQMYFKLGKNHQIFIPSDYGYEK from the coding sequence ATGAAACAAGTTTTAATCATCGCAAGCGGAAAGTTTGCGCGCCATTTTTTATCCAAAGTTTGTAAAATCAAAGATGTCATCAGATCATATCGCGTCATAGCTAAAAATACGGATGCTGTGCCCGCAGAGCTTGAAAACGAGTCAAATTTTTCGGTAGAAATTTTTGATCCTACTAGCATTGAGCGGTTGCGCGTGGTGCTAGCAGAAGAGGAATTTGACCGCTGCATAGTGATAATGGAGGATGAATTTGACACTAAAGTAACGCTTGAAAATTTAAAGACGCTCGCTCCGGATTTAGAACTTTACGTGGCTGATTTTTGGGGACTTTTGCGCGAGAATAAAAACGAAGCTCACGTAAAAATCGTAAATACCCTCGCGCTAAATTCCTCGCGCTTCATCGGTTTTTTGCCTGATAGCCCCGTTTTTGCTGATAATATCGGGCTTGGACGCGGAGAGATAATGGAGGTAAAAGTGCCCGTAGGAAGCTCGTTTGCGTATAAAAAAATCAGTACGCTTTCTAATGCCAAATATCAAATTCCGATGATTTACCGCCACAACAATTACATCGTAACGACACCCGGCTCGCGAATATATCCGAATGATACGATTTTAGTCGTTGGTGAGCCTAGTGCGTTGCGAGCGGTGTTTGCTGAAGTAAAAAAGCAAAGCGGGCAATTTCCATCGCCGTTTGGGCTAAATATTTTCGCGCTAATCGATATGAAAAAAATGAGCGGCGACGAGATAGCTAGGACGGTTAGGGCGCTTGAGTTTTTGGATTTGCATATTAGAAATCATAAAATTTATCTGCGAATTTTAAATCCTCTGCTAAACGACACTTTTAGCGAGCTTAAAGCGCTGTGTGAGCGGGATAAATTTGAAATTCTCATCGATTACTCGGGCGAGCTAAATTTAAAGCGCGACGTGAGCGAAAATAAAGCAGGCTTGGTAGTTTGCTCAAGCGGAGTTTTCGAAGCGAAAAAAGCGGCGCTTAAAGCGCTTGAAATTCCCGTGCTAAGCCTTGGAGAGGGCGAGCTAAAAGATGTGCGTAAAAGTGTCGTGCTAAGTGCTGGCGAGCGGCTGCGCGAGGAATCGAGTATCGTCTTTGACATCAGCTCGCAGCTAGGGCTAGACGTGTATTTGTATCTTTTCGGCGAGAGCGAAAAGGACGAGTTTGCGCAAAGCTACGTGAGCTTATCGAAGCTTTTTAAGCAGAGTTTATTCGTTATTCCTTGCGAGCGGCAAAATCCGATTTTAGCGCTAGGCAGCGAGCGAGATCTGCTACAATTTGTGCCATTTAATGATAGAATTTTGGCGCGCAAGCTCACATCGATTTTCAATCAGGATTTGGATCAGATGTATTTTAAACTCGGCAAAAATCATCAAATTTTTATCCCGAGCGATTACGGGTATGAAAAGTAA